A genomic window from Castor canadensis chromosome 18, mCasCan1.hap1v2, whole genome shotgun sequence includes:
- the Fzd10 gene encoding frizzled-10, protein MQHLDPRLWLVLQVMGSCAAISSMDMERPGDGKCQPIEIPMCKDIGYNMTRLPNLMGHENQREAAIQLHEFAPLVEYGCHGHLRFFLCSLYAPMCTEQVSTPIPACRVMCEQARLKCSPIMEQFNFKWPDSLDCSKLPNKNDPNYLCMEAPNNGSDEPSRGSGMFPPLFRPQRPHGAQEHQLRDGSPGRTGCDNPGKFHHVEKSASCAPLCTPGVDVYWSREDKRFAVVWLAIWSVLCFFSSAFTVLTFLIDPARFRYPERPIIFLSMCYCVYSVGYIIRLFAGAESIACDRDSGQLYVIQEGLESTGCTLVFLVLYYFGMASSLWWVVLTLTWFLAAGKKWGHEAIEANSSYFHLAAWAIPAVKTILILVMRRVAGDELTGVCYVGSMDVNALTGFVLVPLACYLVIGTSFILSGFVALFHIRRVMKTGGENTDKLEKLMVRIGVFSLLYTVPATCVIACYFYERLNMDYWKMLAAQHKCKVNSQTKTVDCLMAASIPAVEVFIVKISMLLVVGITSGVWIWTSKTLQSWQLVCSRGLKRKSRRKPASVIASSGIYKKAQHTQKPQLGKYELPAQPPACV, encoded by the coding sequence ATGCAACACCTGGACCCCCGCCTGTGGCTGGTGCTGCAGGTGATGGGTTCGTGCGCTGCCATCAGCTCCATGGACATGGAGCGTCCAGGAGATGGCAAGTGCCAGCCCATCGAGATCCCCATGTGCAAGGACATTGGCTACAATATGACCCGCCTGCCCAACCTGATGGGCCATGAGAACCAGCGCGAGGCCGCCATCCAGCTCCACGAGTTCGCGCCGCTGGTGGAGTACGGCTGCCACGGCCACCTCCGCTTCTTTCTGTGCTCGTTGTACGCGCCGATGTGCACCGAGCAGGTCTCCACGCCCATCCCCGCCTGCCGCGTCATGTGTGAGCAGGCCCGGCTCAAGTGCTCCCCCATCATGGAACAGTTCAACTTCAAGTGGCCCGACTCGCTGGACTGCAGCAAACTCCCCAACAAGAATGACCCCAACTACCTGTGCATGGAGGCGCCCAACAATGGCTCCGACGAGCCCAGCCGGGGCTCGGGCATGTTCCCGCCTCTCTTCAGGCCGCAGCGCCCCCATGGCGCACAGGAGCACCAGCTGAGGGACGGGAGTCCAGGGCGCACGGGCTGCGACAACCCCGGCAAGTTCCACCACGTGGAGAAGAGCGCGTCGTGCGCGCCGCTCTGCACGCCCGGCGTGGACGTGTACTGGAGCCGCGAGGACAAGCGCTTCGCTGTGGTCTGGCTAGCCATCTGGTCCGTGCTGTGTTTCTTCTCCAGCGCCTTCACGGTGCTCACCTTCCTCATTGACCCGGCCCGCTTCAGGTACCCGGAGCGCCCCATCATCTTCCTGTCCATGTGCTACTGTGTGTACTCGGTGGGTTACATCATTCGCCTGTTCGCGGGTGCGGAGAGCATCGCCTGTGACCGGGACAGCGGGCAGCTGTACGTCATCCAGGAGGGGTTGGAGAGCACCGGCTGCACCCTGGTCTTCCTGGTGCTGTATTACTTCGGCATGGCCAGCTCTCTGTGGTGGGTGGTCCTCACGCTCACCTGGTTCCTGGCCGCTGGCAAGAAATGGGGCCACGAAGCCATCGAGGCCAACAGCAGCTACTTCCACCTGGCAGCCTGGGCCATCCCGGCTGTGAAGACCATCCTGATCTTGGTGATGCGTCGGGTGGCAGGGGATGAGCTCACCGGTGTGTGTTACGTGGGCAGCATGGATGTGAACGCTCTCACCGGCTTTGTGCTGGTCCCGCTGGCTTGCTACCTGGTCATCGGCACTTCCTTTATCCTGTCTGGGTTCGTGGCCCTGTTCCACATCCGGAGGGTCATGAAAACTGGAGGGGAAAACACAGACAAGCTAGAGAAACTCATGGTGAGGATTGGAGTCTTCTCCCTGCTGTACACTGTGCCTGCCACCTGTGTGATCGCCTGTTACTTCTACGAAAGGCTCAACATGGATTACTGGAAGATGCTGGCCGCCCAGCACAAGTGCAAAGTGAACAGCCAGACCAAGACGGTGGACTGCTTGATGGCTGCCTCTATCCCTGCGGTTGAGGTCTTCATAGTGAAGATCTCCATGCTTCTGGTGGTGGGCATCACCAGTGGCGTGTGGATCTGGACTTCCAAGACCCTACAGTCCTGGCAGCTTGTTTGCAGCCGGGGGCTAAAGAGAAAGAGCCGGAGGAAACCGGCCAGCGTGATCGCCAGCTCAGGGATTTACAAAAAAGCTCAGCACACCCAAAAACCTCAGCTGGGGAAATATGAGCTCCCTGCCCAGCCTCCGGCCTGTGTGTGA